Proteins co-encoded in one Astatotilapia calliptera chromosome 18, fAstCal1.2, whole genome shotgun sequence genomic window:
- the cdc7 gene encoding cell division cycle 7-related protein kinase isoform X1, translating into MEFSPACVEPSTDGCLMKADRGQKKRKISPDVEMDIEFLYKAVPQLAKVFRIIDKIGAGTFSSVYLGETQMRDGRREMFALKHLIPTSHPTRIAAELQCLTVAGGRENVMGVTYCFRKEDHVVIVMPYMEHQAIVDIIGSLTFEEVRLYIYHLLKALKHIHQFGIIHRDIKPNNFLYNRKSKMYALVDFGLAQGTADTQIELLKVVRKRPSQKGGGSTGKQVAAQRSKAPPKLSSKTTTVSTSLPLPARQQIHPTNSSASSSTTTASSTSRKALIKKAHSATTTVTTSRTKHTKDLIELRKAPRTVFGERDLNSCTPALSNTKHAAIRTELVKPSKTEDATSRKYSSATLPVRTQSSSQRPVQRGLTCNCYFTDRVCNVCLSRKSQVAPRAGTPGFRAPEVLTKCPNQGTAIDVWSAGVILLSLLSGRYPFFKATDDMIALVQIMTLRGSRETIKAAKSFGKAVVCSRELPRQDLRTLCETLRGLRPSPDNKVTPLPEATADSTDTHHHKIQDDTPTHRPTERTLKPHKKEADETPAELLCSHTNKHKYSGGNDTATRLPKQEKIGEEEDERGWDRVPDEAYDLLDKLLDLNPSTRITAAQALQHPLFKDL; encoded by the exons ATGGAGTTTTCTCCTGCCTGCGTTGAGCCCAGCACAGACGGATGCCTTATGAAAGCTGACAGAGGTCAAAAGAAACGGAAAATCTCCC CGGACGTGGAGATGGACATTGAGTTTCTTTACAAAGCTGTTCCTCAGCTAGCCAAAGTTTTCCGCATTATAGACAAAATTGGAGCAG GTACGTTCAGCTCAGTATACTTGGGTGAGACGCAGATGCGAGATGGGAGAAGAGagatgtttgcactgaagcatctcATCCCAACAAGCCATCCCACACGGATTGCTGCTGAGCTTCAGTGTCTCACTGTTGCAGG AGGCAGAGAGAATGTGATGGGAGTGACATACTGCTTCAGGAAGGAGGACCATGTGGTGATtgtaatgccctacatggagcATCAAGCCATTGTG GACATCATTGGGTCGCTAACTTTTGAAGAGGTCCGCCTGTACATCTACCACCTGTTAAAGGCTCTGAAACACATCCACCAGTTTGGCATAATTCATCGAGACATCAAACCAAACAATTTCCTCTACAACAGAAAGAGCAAAAT GTACGCACTGGTGGATTTCGGCCTGGCACAGGGTACAGCTGACACCCAGATTGAGCTATTGAAGGTGGTGAGAAAGAGACCATCACAGAAAGGTGGAGGGTCCACAGGGAAACAAGTGGCTGCACAGCGGAGCAAAGCACCACCTAAACTCTCTTCAAAAACCACAACAGTCTCCACCTCTCTTCCACTGCCTGCACGGCAGCAAATACACCCAACAAATTCCTCCGCAtcttcctccaccaccacagctTCTTCAACCTCTCGAAAAGCACTGATTAAAAAAGCACATTCTGCTACCACCACTGTGACCACCTCTCGCACAAAGCACACAAAG GATTTGATAGAGCTACGCAAAGCACCACGGACTGTGTTTGGAGAGAGGGACCTGAACAGCTGCACACCAGCTCTCTCCAACACCAAACACGCTGCCATTAGGACAGAG CTGGTAAAACCAAGTAAAACAGAGGACGCAACCAGCCGTAAGTACTCTTCAGCCACCCTGCCTGTCAGGACCCAGAGCAGCAGTCAGAGACCCGTACAGCGAGGTCTAACCTGTAACTGCTACTTCACTGATCGGGTCTGCAACGTCTGCTTGTCCAG AAAGTCGCAGGTGGCGCCCCGGGCAGGAACTCCAGGGTTTAGAGCACCAGAAGTCCTCACAAAGTGTCCCAACCAAGGCACGG CCATAGACGTGTGGTCAGCTGGTGTGATCCTGCTCTCACTGCTCAGTGGCCGTTACCCGTTCTTTAAGGCCACCGATGACATGATTGCGCTCGTTCAGATCATGACCCTACGAGGCTCCAGAGAGACCATCAAGGCTGCCAAGTCGTTCG GTAAAGCGGTGGTGTGCAGTCGGGAGCTCCCTCGACAGGACCTCAGGACCCTGTGTGAGACACTCAGAGGATTGAGGCCATCGCCAGATAACAAAGTCACACCACTTCCTGAGGCTACTGCAGATTCCACTGACACTCATCATCACAAGATCCAAGATGATACGCCCACACACCGTCCCACTGAAAGAACACTCAAACCACACAAAAAGGAAGCAGATGAAACTCCTGCAGAACTCTTGTGTAGTCACACGAACAAGCACAAATATTCAGGTGGTAATGACACCGCAACTCGCCTTCCAAAACAGGAAAAGataggagaggaggaggatgagcgTGGCTGGGACAGAGTTCCCGATGAGGCTTACGACCTGCTGGATAAGCTGCTGGATCTGAACCCTTCCACCAGGATCACAGCTGCTCAGGCTCTTCAACACCCGCTGTTCAAAGACCTGTGA
- the cdc7 gene encoding cell division cycle 7-related protein kinase isoform X2, whose translation MEFSPACVEPSTDGCLMKADRGQKKRKISPDVEMDIEFLYKAVPQLAKVFRIIDKIGAGTFSSVYLGETQMRDGRREMFALKHLIPTSHPTRIAAELQCLTVAGGRENVMGVTYCFRKEDHVVIVMPYMEHQAIVDIIGSLTFEEVRLYIYHLLKALKHIHQFGIIHRDIKPNNFLYNRKSKMYALVDFGLAQGTADTQIELLKDLIELRKAPRTVFGERDLNSCTPALSNTKHAAIRTELVKPSKTEDATSRKYSSATLPVRTQSSSQRPVQRGLTCNCYFTDRVCNVCLSRKSQVAPRAGTPGFRAPEVLTKCPNQGTAIDVWSAGVILLSLLSGRYPFFKATDDMIALVQIMTLRGSRETIKAAKSFGKAVVCSRELPRQDLRTLCETLRGLRPSPDNKVTPLPEATADSTDTHHHKIQDDTPTHRPTERTLKPHKKEADETPAELLCSHTNKHKYSGGNDTATRLPKQEKIGEEEDERGWDRVPDEAYDLLDKLLDLNPSTRITAAQALQHPLFKDL comes from the exons ATGGAGTTTTCTCCTGCCTGCGTTGAGCCCAGCACAGACGGATGCCTTATGAAAGCTGACAGAGGTCAAAAGAAACGGAAAATCTCCC CGGACGTGGAGATGGACATTGAGTTTCTTTACAAAGCTGTTCCTCAGCTAGCCAAAGTTTTCCGCATTATAGACAAAATTGGAGCAG GTACGTTCAGCTCAGTATACTTGGGTGAGACGCAGATGCGAGATGGGAGAAGAGagatgtttgcactgaagcatctcATCCCAACAAGCCATCCCACACGGATTGCTGCTGAGCTTCAGTGTCTCACTGTTGCAGG AGGCAGAGAGAATGTGATGGGAGTGACATACTGCTTCAGGAAGGAGGACCATGTGGTGATtgtaatgccctacatggagcATCAAGCCATTGTG GACATCATTGGGTCGCTAACTTTTGAAGAGGTCCGCCTGTACATCTACCACCTGTTAAAGGCTCTGAAACACATCCACCAGTTTGGCATAATTCATCGAGACATCAAACCAAACAATTTCCTCTACAACAGAAAGAGCAAAAT GTACGCACTGGTGGATTTCGGCCTGGCACAGGGTACAGCTGACACCCAGATTGAGCTATTGAAG GATTTGATAGAGCTACGCAAAGCACCACGGACTGTGTTTGGAGAGAGGGACCTGAACAGCTGCACACCAGCTCTCTCCAACACCAAACACGCTGCCATTAGGACAGAG CTGGTAAAACCAAGTAAAACAGAGGACGCAACCAGCCGTAAGTACTCTTCAGCCACCCTGCCTGTCAGGACCCAGAGCAGCAGTCAGAGACCCGTACAGCGAGGTCTAACCTGTAACTGCTACTTCACTGATCGGGTCTGCAACGTCTGCTTGTCCAG AAAGTCGCAGGTGGCGCCCCGGGCAGGAACTCCAGGGTTTAGAGCACCAGAAGTCCTCACAAAGTGTCCCAACCAAGGCACGG CCATAGACGTGTGGTCAGCTGGTGTGATCCTGCTCTCACTGCTCAGTGGCCGTTACCCGTTCTTTAAGGCCACCGATGACATGATTGCGCTCGTTCAGATCATGACCCTACGAGGCTCCAGAGAGACCATCAAGGCTGCCAAGTCGTTCG GTAAAGCGGTGGTGTGCAGTCGGGAGCTCCCTCGACAGGACCTCAGGACCCTGTGTGAGACACTCAGAGGATTGAGGCCATCGCCAGATAACAAAGTCACACCACTTCCTGAGGCTACTGCAGATTCCACTGACACTCATCATCACAAGATCCAAGATGATACGCCCACACACCGTCCCACTGAAAGAACACTCAAACCACACAAAAAGGAAGCAGATGAAACTCCTGCAGAACTCTTGTGTAGTCACACGAACAAGCACAAATATTCAGGTGGTAATGACACCGCAACTCGCCTTCCAAAACAGGAAAAGataggagaggaggaggatgagcgTGGCTGGGACAGAGTTCCCGATGAGGCTTACGACCTGCTGGATAAGCTGCTGGATCTGAACCCTTCCACCAGGATCACAGCTGCTCAGGCTCTTCAACACCCGCTGTTCAAAGACCTGTGA